Below is a window of Numida meleagris isolate 19003 breed g44 Domestic line unplaced genomic scaffold, NumMel1.0 unplaced_Scaffold583, whole genome shotgun sequence DNA.
CCCAGGGCTGGCTCCCTTGCACTTCTCAAACCACTTCTCACCGCAGTCTGTGTTTGCTGCTCACCAGACCATCTCAAGGGTGGTGGATGCTTTGTTACAGGATGTAACCAAGAGCCTTCAGGTTAGGCAAGAGACAAGAAGGGATTCATGTCTTCTCTGAACTTCACCACCGCCTCCCACCCCCCCACTTTCCTCCTGCTTGGCATCCCGGGCCTGGAGAAGGAGCAGTTCTGGATTGCCTTCCCCTTCTGCATCACGTACGCCTTAGGTGTGCTGGGGAACATCATCCTGCTCATCGTCATCAAGACAGAGCCAAGCCTGCATGAGCCCATGTACCTCTTTCTGGCCATGCTGGCCTGCACTGACCTGGTCCTCCCTACATCCATGCTACCCAAAATGCTCGCCATCTTCTGGCGGGGCTCCAAGGAGATTGGCTTTGTTGCCTGCCTTGTTCAGTTGTTTTTTGTCCACTGCTTCGCAATTCTGGAGTCAGGCGTGCTCATGGCCATGGCCTTGGATCGCTATTTTGCCATTTGCCATCCCCTGCGGCACTCCAGCATCCTCTCCACGCAGGTGGTGGCAGCTCTCgggagcctggtgctgctgcgTGGAGTCCTCATGGTGAGTCCCACATGCTTCCTGCTCCATAGGCAGGACTTCTGCCAGCATCATGTCATCTCCCATTCCTACTGTGAACACATGGCCGTGGTCAAGCTGGTATGCGAGGACACCAGAGTCAATGCTGCCTATGGCATCGCTGTGGCTTTTGCAGTGGCAGCTTTTGACCTTACTGTGATCACCGTGTCCTACACTATGATTGTGCGGGAGGTTCTGAAGCTGCCATCCTCAGACACACAGATCAAGGCCTTTAACACATGTGTATCCCACAGCTGTGTCATCCTTGTGTTTTACGTCCCTGCCCTATTCACATCTCTCACCCACCGCTTTGGACACAGCATCCCTCAGCACGTCCATATACTGGTGGGCAACCTCTACATGCTGGTGCCCCCCACATTAAACCCCATCATTTATGGGCTCAGAACCAAGCAACTCAGGGACAAGATTGTTCTTCTCATCCAGTGGAAGGGAACCTGACCTGTGTCTATGTGCCACAAATTGAACTCATGATTTATAGGGAACCCTGGTAAATTTGCTGAGCAAACACTCTGACCCTTTCTTTGGAGACATACCCTTCCTCAGTGCNNNNNNNNNNNNNNNNNNNNNNNNNNNNNNNNNNNNNNNNNNNNNNNNNNNNNNNNNNNNNNNNNNNNNNNNNNNNNNNNNNNNNNNNNNNNNNNNNNNNNNNNNNNNNNNNNNNNNNNNNNNNNNNNNNNNNNNNNNNNNNNNNNNNNNNNNNNNNNNNNNNNNNNNNNNNNNNNNNNNNNNNNNNNNNNNNNNNNNNNNNNNNNNNNNNNNNNNNNNNNNNNNNNNNNNNNNNNNNNNNNNNNNNNNNNNNNNNNNNNNNNNNNNNNNNNNNNNNNNNNNNNNNNNNNNNNNNNNNNNNNNNNNNNNNNNNNNNNNNNNNNNNNNNNNNNNNNNNNNNNNNNNNNNNNNNNNNNNNNNNNNNNNNNNNNNNNNNNNNNNNNNNNNNNNNNNNNNNNNNNNNNNNNNNNNNNNNNNNNNNNNNNNNNNNNNNNNNNNNNNNNNNNNNNNNNNNNNNNNNNNNNNNNNNNNNNNNNNNNNNNNNNNNNNNNNNNNNNNNNNNNNNNNNNNNNNNNNNNNNNNNNNNNNNNNNNNNNNNNNNNNNNNNNNNNNNNNNNNNNNNNNNNNNNNNNNNNNNNNNNNNNNNNNNNNNNNNNNNNNNNNNNNNNNNNNNNNNNNNNNNNNNNNNNNNNNNNNNNNNNNNNNNNNNNNNNNNNNNNNNNNNNNNNNNNNNNNNNNNNNNNNNNNNNNNNNNNNNNNNNNNNNNNNNNNNNNNNNNNNNNNNNNNNNNNNNNNNNNNNNNNNNNNNNNNNNNNNNNNNNNNNNNNNNNNNNNNNNNNNNNNNNNNNNNNNNNNNNNNNNNNNNNNNNNNNNNNNNNNNNNNNNNNNNNNNNNNNNNNNNNNNNNNNNNNNNNNNNNNNNNNNNNNNNNNNNNNNNNNNNNNNNNNNNNNNNNNNNNNNNNNNNNNNNNNNNNNNNNNNNNNNNNNNNNNNNNNNNNNNNNNNNNNNNNNNNNNNNNNNNNNNNNNNNNNNNNNNNNNNNNNNNNNNNNNNNNNNNNNNNNNNNNNNNNNNNNNNNNNNNNNNNNNNNNNNNNNNNNNNNNNNNNNNNNNNNNNNNNNNNNNNNNNNNNNNNNNNNNNNNNNNNNNNNNNNNNNNNNNNNNNNNNNNNNNNNNNNNNNNNNNNNNNNNNNNNNNNNNNNNNNNNNNNNNNNNNNNNNNNNNNNNNNNNNNNNNNNNNNNNNNNNNNNNNNNNNNNNNNNNNNNNNNNNNNNNNNNNNNNNNNNNNNNNNNNNNNNNNNNNNNNNNNNNNNNNNNNNNNNNNNNNNNNNNNNNNNNNNNNNNNNNNNNNNNNNNNNNNNNNNNNNNNNNNNNNNNNNNNNNNNNNNNNNNNNNNNNNNNNNNNNNNNNNNNNNNNNNNNNNNNNNNNNNNNNNNNNNNNNNNNNNNNNNNNNNNNNNNNNNNNNNNNNNNNNNNNNNNNNNNNNNNNNNNNNNNNNNNNNNNNNNNNNNNNNNNNNNNNNNNNNNNNNNNNNNNNNNNNNNNNNNNNNNNNNNNNNNNNNNNNNNNNNNNNNNNNNNNNNNNNNNNNNNNNNNNNNNNNNNNNNNNNNNNNNNNNNNNNNNNNNNNNNNNNNNNNNNNNNNNNNNNNNNNNNNNNNNNNNNNNNNNNNNNNNNNNNNNNNNNNNNNNNNNNNNNNNNNNNNNNNNNNNNNNNNNNNNNNNNNNNNNNNNNNNNNNNNNNNNNNNNNNNNNNNNNNNNNNNNNNNNNNNNNNNNNNNNNNNNNNNNNNNNNNNNNNNNNNNNNNNNNNNNNNNNNNNNNNNNNNNNNNNNNNNNNNNNNNNNNNNNNNNNNNNNNNNNNNNNNNNNNNNNNNNNNNNNNNNNNNNNNNNNNNNNNNNNNNNNNNNNNNNNNNNNNNNNNNNNNNNNNNNNNNNNNNNNNNNNNNNNNNNNNNNNNNNNNNNNNNNNNNNNNNNNNNNNNNNNNNNNNNNNNNNNNNNNNNNNNNNNNNNNNNNNNNNNNNNNNNNNNNNNNNNNNNNNNNNNNNNNNNNNNNNNNNNNNNNNNNNNNNNNNNNNNNNNNNNNNNNNNNNNNNNNNNNNNNNNNNNNNNNNNNNNNNNNNNNNNNNNNNNNNNNNNNNNNNNNNNNNNNNNNNNNNNNNNNNNNNNNNNNNNNNNNNNNNNNNNNNNNNNNNNNNNNNNNNNNNNNNNNNNNNNNNNNNNNNNNNNNNNNNNNNNNNNNNNNNNNNNNNNNNNNNNNNNNNNNNNNNNNNNNNNNNNNNNNNNNNNNNNNNNNNNNNNNNNNNNNNNNNNNNNNNNNNNNNNNNNNNNNNNNNNNNNNNNNNNNNNNNNNNNNNNNNNNNNNNNNNNNNNNNNNNNNNNNNNNNNNNNNNNNNNNNNNNNNNNNNNNNNNNNNNNNNNNNNNNNNNNNNNNNNNNNNNNNNNNNNNNNNNNNNNNNNNNNNNNNNNNNNNNNNNNNNNNNNNNNNNNNNNNNNNNNNNNNNNNNNNNNNNNNNNNNNNNNNNNNNNNNNNNNNNNNNNNNNNNNNNNNNNNNNNNNNNNNNNNNNNNNNNNNNNNNNNNNNNNNNNNNNNNNNNNNNNNNNNNNNNNNNNNNNNNNNNNNNNNNNNNNNNNNNNNNNNNNNNNNNNNNNNNNNNNNNNNNNNNNNNNNNNNNNNNNNNNNNNNNNNNNNNNNNNNNNNNNNNNNNNNNNNNNNNNNNNNNNNNNNNNNNNNNNNNNNNNNNNNNNNNNNNNNNNNNNNNNNNNNNNNNNNNNNNNNNNNNNNNNNNNNNNNNNNNNNNNNNNNNNNNNNNNNNNNNNNNNNNNNNNNNNNNNNNNNNNNNNNNNNNNNNNNNNNNNNNNNNNNNNNNNNNNNNNNNNNNNNNNNNNNNNNNNNNNNNNNNNNNNNNNNNNNNNNNNNNNNNNNNNNNNNNNNNNNNNNNNNNNNNNNNNNNNNNNNNNNNNNNNNNNNNNNNNNNNNNNNNNNNNNNNNNNNNNNNNNNNNNNNNNNNNNNNNNNNNNNNNNNNNNNNNNNNNNNNNNNNNNNNNNNNNNNNNNNNNNNNNNNNNNNNNNNNNNNNNNNNNNNNNNNNNNNNNNNNNNNNNNNNNNNNNNNNNNNNNNNNNNNNNNNNNNNNNNNNNNNNNNNNNNNNNNNNNNNNNNNNNNNNNNNNNNNNNNNNNNNNNNNNNNNNNNNNNNNNNNNNNNNNNNNNNNNNNNNNNNNNNNNNNNNNNNNNNNNNNNNNNNNNNNNNNNNNNNNNNNNNNNNNNNNNNNNNNNNNNNNNNNNNNNNNNNNNNNNNNNNNNNNNNNNNNNNNNNNNNNNNNNNNNNNNNNNNNNNNNNNNNNNNNNNNNNNNNNNNNNNNNNNNNNNNNNNNNNNNNNNNNNNNNNNNNNNNNNNNNNNNNNNNNNNNNNNNNNNNNNNNNNNNNNNNNNNNNNNNNNNNNNNNNNNNNNNNNNNNNNNNNNNNNNNNNNNNNNNNNNNNNNNNNNNNNNNNNNNNNNNNNNNNNNNNNNNNNNNNNNNNNNNNNNNNNNNNNNNNNNNNNNNNNNNNNNNNNNNNNNNNNNNNNNNNNNNNNNNNNNNNNNNNNNNNNNNNNNNNNNNNNNNNNNNNNNNNNNNNNNNNNNNNNNNNNNNNNNNNNNNNNNNNNNNNNNNNNNNNNNNNNNNNNNNNNNNNNNNNNNNNNNNNNNNNNNNNNNNNNNNNNNNNNNNNNNNNNNNNNNNNNNNNNNNNNNNNNNNNNNNNNNNNNNNNNNNNNNNNNNNNNNNNNNNNNNNNNNNNNNNNNNNNNNNNNNNNNNNNNNNNNNNNNNNNNNNNNNNNNNNNNNNNNNNNNNNNNNNNNNNNNNNNNNNNNNNNNNNNNNNNNNNNNNNNNNNNNNNNNNNNNNNNNNNNNNNNNNNNNNNNNNNNNNNNNNNNNNNNNNNNNNNNNNNNNNNNNNNNNNNNNNNNNNNNNNNNNNNNNNNNNNNNNNNNNNNNNNNNNNNNNNNNNNNNNNNNNNNNNNNNNNNNNNNNNNNNNNNNNNNNNNNNNNNNNNNNNNNNNNNNNNNNNNNNNNNNNNNNNNNNNNNNNNNNNNNNNNNNNNNNNNNNNNNNNNNNNNNNNNNNNNNNNNNNNNNNNNNNNNNNNNNNNNNNNNNNNNNNNNNNNNNNNNNNNNNNNNNNNNNNNNNNNNNNNNNNNNNNNNNNNNNNNNNNNNNNNNNNNNNNNNNNNNNNNNNNNNNNNNNNNNNNNNNNNNNNNNNNNNNNNNNNNNNNNNNNNNNNNNNNNNNNNNNNNNNNNNNNNNNNNNNNNNNNNNNNNNNNNNNNNNNNNNNNNNNNNNNNNNNNNNNNNNNNNNNNNNNNNNNNNNNNNNNNNNNNNNNNNNNNNNNNNNNNNNNNNNNNNNNNNNNNNNNNNNNNNNNNNNNNNNNNNNNNNNNNNNNNNNNNNNNNNNNNNNNNNNNNNNNNNNNNNNNNNNNNNNNNNNNNNNNNNNNNNNNNNNNNNNNNNNNNNNNNNNNNNNNNNNNNNNNNNNNNNNNNNNNNNNNNNNNNNNNNNNNNNNNNNNNNNNNNNNNNNNNNNNNNNNNNNNNNNNNNNNNNNNNNNNNNNNNNNNNNNNNNNNNNNNNNNNNNNNNNNNNNNNNNNNNNNNNNNNNNNNNNNNNNNNNNNNNNNNNNNNNNNNNNNNNNNNNNNNNNNNNNNNNNNNNNNNNNNNNNNNNNNNNNNNNNNNNNNNNNNNNNNNNNNNNNNNNNNNNNNNNNNNNNNNNNNNNNNNNNNNNNNNNNNNNNNNNNNNNNNNNNNNNNNNNNNNNNNNNNNNNNNNNNNNNNNNNNNNNNNNNNNNNNNNNNNNNNNNNNNNNNNNNNNNNNNNNNNNNNNNNNNNNNNNNNNNNNNNNNNNNNNNNNNNNNNNNNNNNNNNNNNNNNNNNNNNNNNNNNNNNNNNNNNNNNNNNNNNNNNNNNNNNNNNNNNNNNNNNNNNNNNNNNNNNNNNNNNNNNNNNNNNNNNNNNNNNNNNNNNNNNNNNNNNNNNNNNNNNNNNNNNNNNNNNNNNNNNNNNNNNNNNNNNNNNNNNNNNNNNNNNNNNNNNNNNNNNNNNNNNNNNNNNNNNNNNNNNNNNNNNNNNNNNNNNNNNNNNNNNNNNNNNNNNNNNNNNNNNNNNNNNNNNNNNNNNNNNNNNNNNNNNNNNNNNNNNNNNNNNNNNNNNNNNNNNNNNNNNNNNNNNNNNNNNNNNNNNNNNNNNNNNNNNNNNNNNNNNNNNNNNNNNNNNNNNNNNNNNNNNNNNNNNNNNNNNNNNNNNNNNNNNNNNNNNNNNNNNNNNNNNNNNNNNNNNNNNNNNNNNNNNNNNNNNNNNNNNNNNNNNNNNNNNNNNNNNNNNNNNNNNNNNNNNNNNNNNNNNNNNNNNNNNNNNNNNNNNNNNNNNNNNNNNNNNNNNNNNNNNNNNNNNNNNNNNNNNNNNNNNNNNNNNNNNNNNNNNNNNNNNNNNNNNNNNNNNNNNNNNNNNNNNNNNNNNNNNNNNNNNNNNNNNNNNNNNNNNNNNNNNNNNNNNNNNNNNNNNNNNNNNNNNNNNNNNNNNNNNNNNNNNNNNNNNNNNNNNNNNNNNNNNNNNNNNNNNNNNNNNNNNNNNNNNNNNNNNNNNNNNNNNNNNNNNNNNNNNNNNNNNNNNNNNNNNNNNNNNNNNNNNNNNNNNNNNNNNNNNNNNNNNNNNNNNNNNNNNNNNNNNNNNNNNNNNNNNNNNNNNNNNNNNNNNNNNNNNNNNNNNNNNNNNNNNNNNNNNNNNNNNNNNNNNNNNNNNNNNNNNNNNNNNNNNNNNNNNNNNNNNNNNNNNNNNNNNNNNNNNNNNNNNNNNNNNNNNNNNNNNNNNNNNNNNNNNNNNNNNNNNNNNNN
It encodes the following:
- the LOC110391874 gene encoding olfactory receptor 52R1-like — protein: MSSLNFTTASHPPTFLLLGIPGLEKEQFWIAFPFCITYALGVLGNIILLIVIKTEPSLHEPMYLFLAMLACTDLVLPTSMLPKMLAIFWRGSKEIGFVACLVQLFFVHCFAILESGVLMAMALDRYFAICHPLRHSSILSTQVVAALGSLVLLRGVLMVSPTCFLLHRQDFCQHHVISHSYCEHMAVVKLVCEDTRVNAAYGIAVAFAVAAFDLTVITVSYTMIVREVLKLPSSDTQIKAFNTCVSHSCVILVFYVPALFTSLTHRFGHSIPQHVHILVGNLYMLVPPTLNPIIYGLRTKQLRDKIVLLIQWKGT